The Zygotorulaspora mrakii chromosome 6, complete sequence genome includes the window AAGTGTTCGCAGAAACCCCCATCAAGGAAGCAGAAGAATATTTAGAGCTTTTCGGTGAAGCTGATATTATTGGAGTTAAAGCATTACTGgagaatgaagaagatttcaATCAGCTGAAGAGtgaatatcaaaaagaaaatatattGGAGGAATTAAGCATAGGTGAGCAGGATAACGGAGAACAAGTTAACACTACTGATACTGTCGACTGATAATACGGTAAAACACCTCCTATGGCCAAGACAAAACATTgcattttttaaaaacCATTCCCTTTCTTACGTATGATCTAATTACataaaatttctttgcCTGTTTGCGTTAACAAAAATCATAACTCGAAAAACTGCGCCGTGCCCACGAGTTTATATTCCATTTCATTATTCCATAGTCCGTACCGATAACTAAAGAACTTCCACAACGATCTTCAATCCAATCTATGCCGGAAATATTATTCTCTTCCGTAAAATCTGCATTGGAATAGTTGGCAAGTGAATTGACTGCATAGTCATTCGAAGAGAAATATAATCTATTGTTCAATTGCCCAGGAGATCCGCTATTAACATTGACATGAGCATCGAGtaattcatcttcttcgaaAGTTGCATTTGATGGTGTTCTTATTCGAGCATCTCGAACAAATATTCCGGTACGTTGCTCTTGATAATTATAATTGTCAACTCTTGGATAGCTATGCTCTGAATTTGGACTATCCAAGATAGCAGGATCCATTTCTCCTGTATCTTCACACATATTAGATGATGTTGAAAACCTTCTCACTCTATATGATGATCGTCTTCTAAGTACAGTAGTTGATAAAGAGGTATCCTCATTTTGATCATCATTCAAATGCTGCTGAAAACTTGCGGTATTATTAGTTAATTTATTCACAGCTTTTGGATATGGTACAACTTGTGGTTCAAGATATCTTAATGGTATACTTGTAGCAGAAGTTAGCCAAGGCTCATTATTGAGGGATGGAGGTGGAGTTGGATTAGAATGTCTTCTTCTACTACCGATAGCATAACTTGAtactgaagaagaagaagaaactcGAGATACAGCTGATATGAACGGAATATTCCGTCTTCTTGTATCAGTACTGTTATTACTCATATCATTCATATTTGTGGTAATGAGTTCTTCTGtttcacttttcaatttatctGGTACTAATATTACTTGATGATTCATAAAATTCCTTGTATCGACCACATGAACTCTTCCTTGATGTTCTGATATAAAAAGTAAATCATCTAATCCATAACTGAACTTACAAACTCTAAATGCGCCATTATGTGAATGCGGCCTTGTTGAAGTAATTTCAGTTAGCGGAGTTTCCATATTTCTCACATCATATACTAAGCAGAcaccattttgaaaaagtgtTGCAAATTGTAAATCATTCTCAGAAAAGCAGCTGTAAAAGCCATGG containing:
- the GID11 gene encoding Gid11p (similar to Saccharomyces cerevisiae YLR149C; ancestral locus Anc_8.362) gives rise to the protein MTIDGNHSSNDEVEDENLNTGSDKVFQNYMMPGLELYDAKVSINHWQLRDCIKHSSTDPGKLYYIYDHQIRSLDTGQASQSNTRSKKLNSSKIRRNSFNVARKNSSGLTSVKGNLNLPSKKTVEFNFKPRSFTECNGLVACGGLIGPDDKGFPTNWSRLSNDTNDGEPLPPPAEPVKLTNNNVLSDHSNYSNPSIWKGIISLCHKDTGIPSSVIVGQFINNCVTLSSRTNQEYDLYSCNNDGHLYQCSINNRGVELVRRYSDLKFALNNAAISHDSKTLIVSGDSNKFAIYRQNELAGQFLLSYDNQPDWGSSVVRSKRIPRFALPDGSGFVDHIYEAPNGDHGFYSCFSENDLQFATLFQNGVCLVYDVRNMETPLTEITSTRPHSHNGAFRVCKFSYGLDDLLFISEHQGRVHVVDTRNFMNHQVILVPDKLKSETEELITTNMNDMSNNSTDTRRRNIPFISAVSRVSSSSSVSSYAIGSRRRHSNPTPPPSLNNEPWLTSATSIPLRYLEPQVVPYPKAVNKLTNNTASFQQHLNDDQNEDTSLSTTVLRRRSSYRVRRFSTSSNMCEDTGEMDPAILDSPNSEHSYPRVDNYNYQEQRTGIFVRDARIRTPSNATFEEDELLDAHVNVNSGSPGQLNNRLYFSSNDYAVNSLANYSNADFTEENNISGIDWIEDRCGSSLVIGTDYGIMKWNINSWARRSFSSYDFC